From Oryza brachyantha chromosome 9, ObraRS2, whole genome shotgun sequence, a single genomic window includes:
- the LOC102708830 gene encoding transcription termination factor MTERF4, chloroplastic: protein MDNGWLTGKAPDFQAPPAPAVAFLSSSSVTAMATATLALPNSPTHPPPLRALLLKQPSLRPNHRRHLSPHPLPLRLFPRRRDRVAPCPSTTGDAEAASTSGSYDALEAERAVEELLREHGASPADAASIAARAPGYAAMLADGVRELDELGLWESWSSGAGVDREVEEMAGLGFGRKVYYMGKAKSRRDRGVVPLLESIGVRLSSAKFIAPYVSAAGLPVLIDRIKFLKGVLFSSNGYETLISRNAKRMMMHLSIPADESLQSTLSFFEKMEARYGGLNMLGHGDVTFPYLIESFPMLLLCSEDNHLKSLIDFLQYIGIPKARIASVLLSFPPVILSDVENDIKPRINAWEKVGIEQEYIGRMLLKYPWILSTCVIENYGQILLFFHRRKISSTVLSVAVRSWPHILGCSTKRMNSIVELFDDLGISKKMLVPVVTSSPQLLLRKPNEFMQVVLFFKDMGLDKKTVAKILCRSPEIFASSVDNTLKKKINFLIDLGVSTHHLPRIIKKYPELLLLDMNRTLLARINYLLDMGLSKKNVCSMIYRFSPLLGYSTELIMKPKLEFLLRTMKKPLKAIVEYPRYFSYSLEGKIKPRFYVLQSRNIDCSLTDMLAKNDEHFAEEYLGIGKLLETDT from the exons ATGGATAATGGATGGCTCACGGGAAAGGCTCCGGATTTCCAAGCccctccggctccggccgtcgccttcctctcctcctcatccGTCACGGCCATGGCCACCGCCACTCTCGCGCTCCCCAACTCCCCgacccatcctcctcccctccgcgccctcctcctgaAGCAACCTTCCCTCCGCCCCAACCACCGGCGGCATCTGTCGCCGCATCCTCTACCGCTCCGCCTTTTCCCGCGCCGCAGGGACCGCGTCGCCCCCTGCCCATCGACCACCGGGGATGCAGAGGCTGCATCCACGTCGGGTTCCTATGACGCCCTGGAGGCTGAGAGAGCTGTGGAGGAGCTCCTGCGCGAGCACGGCGCCTCCccagccgacgccgcctccatcGCCGCGCGGGCGCCGGGCTACGCCGCCATGCTCGCCGACGGCGTCCGGGAGCTCGACGAGCTGGGGCTCTGGGAGTCGTGGAGCTCCGGGGCCGGGGTGGACCgcgaggtggaggagatggCCGGGCTCGGGTTCGGGAGGAAGGTGTACTACATGGGGAAGGCGAAGAGCAGGCGCGACCGCGGCGTGGTGCCGCTGCTCGAGAGCATCGGGGTGCGGCTCTCCTCCGCGAAGTTCATCGCGCCGTATGTTTCGGCGGCTGGCCTCCCGGTGCTGATCGATAGG ATCAAGTTTTTGAAAGGGGTTCTATTTTCAAGCAATGGCTATGAAACATTAATAAGTAGGAATGCTAAGCGGATGATGATGCACTTATCAATACCTGCAGACGAGTCACTCCAAAGTACTTTATCGTTTTTCGAAAAA ATGGAGGCCAGGTATGGTGGTCTTAACATGTTGGGACATGGAGATGTGACATTTCCCTATCTCATTGAATCATTTCCAATGCTGCTTCTCTGTTCAGAGGACAATCATCTCAAGTCATTAATTGATTTTCTTCAATACATTGGTATTCCCAAGGCAAGGATTGCATCAGTGCTGCTGTCATTTCCTCCTGTCATCCTTTCTGATGTTGAGAATGATATCAAGCCAAGGATTAATGCATGGGAGAAG GTTGGCATTGAACAAGAATACATTGGTAGGATGCTTCTGAAGTATCCATGGATTCTTTCAACATGTGTGATAGAAAACTATGGGCAGATACTACTGTTTTTCCACAGAAGAAAG atttccAGTACAGTCCTTTCTGTTGCTGTGAGAAGTTGGCCTCATATTTTGGGTTGTTCTACTAAAAGAATGAACTCAATTGTGGAGCTGTTTGATGATCTGGGTATCAGTAAGAAAATGTTGGTTCCAGTTGTTACATCAAGTCCACAGTTGTTGCTGAGAAAACCAAATGAGTTTATGCAG GTTGTtctatttttcaaagataTGGGTCTCGATAAGAAAACGGTGGCAAAGATTTTGTGCCGTTCTCCAGAAATATTTGCTTCAAGTGTGGACAATACACTCAAGAAGAAAATCAACTTTCTTATTGACTTGGGTGTTTCCACACATCATCTCCCTCGCATCATTAAGAAGTATCCTGAGCTTTTATTGTTGGACATGAATCGCACACTGCTCGCCAG AATCAACTACCTCTTGGATATGGGATTGTCTAAGAAAAATGTGTGCTCAATGATCTATAGATTCTCTCCACTTCTGGGTTACAGTACTGAGCTCATTATGAAACCAAAGCTTGAATTTCTGTTACGAACCATGAAGAAGCCACTTAAAGCTATTGTAGAATATCCAAGGTATTTCAGTTATTCACTGGAAGGGAAGATAAAGCCGCGGTTTTATGTACTTCAGAGTAGAAACATAGACTGCAGTCTGACAGACATGCTTGCAAAAAATGATGAACATTTTGCTGAAGAGTACCTGGGAATAGGAAAACTGCTTGAGACAGATACATAA
- the LOC102709110 gene encoding 26S proteasome regulatory subunit 6B homolog, whose amino-acid sequence MGAACRRPAAVQQFDVGGDIKQPISAVEQEPISMLDLDLDQDVDLEEGEEDDELLEQLLLLEGKLDLVDQQQEDARLQICDLHRDLRRAEENLRRLRVTPLVAGQLVEFVDEHRAVVTLSGPHCEQRCVRVLSAFDRELLKPSENVTLHGESLALVGVLPDDADVTAASSYLVADADRPDVTYDDIGGCEAQKQELREAVELPLTHPELFDAVGVDPPRGVLLHGPPGTGKTMLAKAVAHHTSAAFFRVNGAELAWYNGPAMVRDLFRLARHRAPAIIFIDEVDAIATARSEGGDAANRLVQRVLMELLIQMDGFDDSTNVRVIMATNRADDLDPALLRPGRVDRKIEFTAPKKKQERRLVLQACVAGMNLDGDVDLDAMAARRDELSPAEIAAVCREAGMQAVRDRRCTVTSEDFDKGYRTVVDTKPGDVASEFHFYN is encoded by the coding sequence ATGGGGGCGGCGTGCCGGCGCCCGGCAGCCGTGCAGCAGttcgacgtcggcggcgacatcAAGCAGCCCATATCTGCCGTCGAGCAGGAGCCGATCTCCATGCTGGACCTGGACCTGGACCAGGACGTGGACctggaggagggggaggaagacgacgagctGCTGGAGCAGTTGCTGTTGCTGGAGGGGAAGCTCGACCTGGTCGaccagcagcaggaggatGCGCGTCTCCAGATTTGCGACCTGCATCGCGAcctgcgccgcgccgaggaGAATCTGAGGCGGTTACGGGTCACCCCTCTCGTCGCCGGCCAGCTTGTCGAGTTCGTCGACGAGCACCGCGCCGTCGTGACCTTGAGCGGCCCCCACTGCGAACAGCGCTGCGTGCGCGTCCTCAGCGCGTTCGACCGCGAGCTCCTCAAGCCCTCCGAGAACGTCACGCTGCACGGGGAGTCGCTCGCGCTCGTCGGCGTGCTTCCGGACGACGCCGACGTCACGGCCGCGTCGTCGTACCTCGTGGCGGACGCCGACAGGCCGGACGTCACCTACGACGACATCGGCGGGTGCGAGGCGCAGAAGCAGGAGCTCCGCGAGGCCGTCGAGCTGCCGCTGACCCACCCGGAGCTcttcgacgccgtcggcgtcgaccCGCCGCGCGGCGTGCTCCTGCACGGCCCGCCTGGCACCGGGAAGACGATGCTGGCCAAGGCCGTCGCGCACCACACCTCGGCGGCGTTCTTCCGCGTGAACGGCGCCGAGCTCGCGTGGTACAATGGCCCGGCGATGGTGCGCGACCTGTTCCGGCTCGCCCGGCACAGGGCGCCGGCCATCATCTTCATCGATGAGGTGGACGCGatcgcgacggcgcggagcgaaggcggcgacgccgccaaCCGACTGGTGCAGCGGGTGCTGATGGAGCTGCTCATCCAGATGGACGGCTTCGACGATTCCACCAACGTGCGGGTGATCATGGCGACGAACCGCGCCGACGACCTGGACCCGGCGCTGCTCCGGCCCGGACGAGTGGACCGCAAGATCGAGTTCACGGCGCCGAAGAAGAAGCAGGAGAGGCGGCTGGTGCTTCAGGCGTGCGTGGCGGGGATGAACCttgacggcgacgtcgaccTGGACGCCATGGCTGCCCGGCGCGACGAGCTGAGCCCCGCCGAGATCGCCGCCGTGTGCCGAGAGGCCGGCATGCAGGCCGTGCGCGACAGGCGGTGCACGGTGACGTCCGAGGACTTCGACAAGGGGTACCGCACCGTCGTCGACACCAAGCCCGGCGACGTCGCCAGCGAGTTTCACTTCTATAACTGA